The Chitinivorax sp. PXF-14 genome has a segment encoding these proteins:
- the cysB gene encoding HTH-type transcriptional regulator CysB: MKLQQLRYLVEVSKQGLNVSDAAEKLHTSQPGISKQIRLLEDELGVQVFIRNGKRVVDVSPPGREILRIAERILREAGNLKRVGDEFANESAGSLTIATTHTQARYALPKVIKRFVELYPKVRLSIKQGSPTQICDMVVSGEADIAIATEGIELYSELIMLPCYDWNRSIVVPAGHPLLAVDHPVTIEEIAAYPVITYDFAFTGRSKINRAFESRGIAPNVVLTAIDTDVIKTYVSLGLGVGVIASMAFEPERDTSLRAIDASHLFDPSTTRIGVRKDAYLRGYTYAFIELFAPHQSRATVEQAMGRGGD, encoded by the coding sequence ATGAAGCTCCAGCAGTTGCGATATCTGGTCGAAGTCTCGAAGCAAGGGCTGAACGTCTCGGATGCGGCAGAAAAGCTGCACACATCGCAGCCCGGTATCAGCAAGCAGATTCGCCTGTTGGAAGACGAGCTGGGCGTCCAGGTGTTCATTCGCAACGGCAAGCGCGTGGTTGATGTGTCGCCGCCCGGACGCGAAATACTGCGGATCGCCGAACGCATCTTGCGTGAGGCCGGCAATCTCAAGCGTGTTGGCGACGAATTTGCCAACGAATCGGCAGGCAGCCTGACCATCGCGACGACCCACACCCAGGCGCGTTATGCCTTGCCCAAGGTCATCAAGCGTTTCGTCGAGCTATATCCCAAGGTGAGGCTGTCGATCAAGCAGGGTAGCCCGACGCAGATCTGCGACATGGTCGTGTCGGGCGAGGCGGATATCGCGATTGCGACAGAGGGTATCGAGCTGTATTCCGAGCTGATCATGCTGCCGTGTTACGACTGGAACCGCAGTATCGTGGTACCCGCCGGCCACCCCTTGCTGGCGGTCGACCACCCGGTGACGATAGAGGAGATCGCTGCATATCCCGTCATCACCTACGACTTTGCCTTTACCGGCCGCTCCAAGATCAATCGCGCCTTCGAATCCCGCGGTATTGCGCCGAACGTGGTGCTGACGGCCATCGATACCGACGTGATCAAGACTTACGTCAGCCTGGGCCTGGGCGTGGGCGTCATCGCCAGCATGGCGTTCGAGCCGGAGCGTGATACCAGCCTGCGGGCGATCGACGCGAGCCACCTGTTCGACCCCAGCACCACCCGCATCGGGGTGCGCAAGGATGCCTACCTGCGCGGCTACACCTATGCCTTCATCGAATTGTTCGCACCGCACCAGTCGCGGGCGACAGTCGAGCAGGCGATGGGGCGCGGCGGCGACTGA
- a CDS encoding YchE family NAAT transporter: protein MEFLKAFISLLVLINPIGAIPLFISLTQNQSAAQRKRTIRTASIAVALVIVISAFTGEWVIKLFGISMASFRTAGGILLLLLAISMLNAQLTPARQTQEESDEAGSKESVAVVPLAIPLLTGPGSISTVIIIADSIKHWWQYSYLVAAGLVIGAITYVALSLAGPISRMVGRTGINISTRIMGLLLAAVGIEFITSGLATLLPGLAR, encoded by the coding sequence ATGGAATTTCTCAAGGCTTTCATCTCGTTGCTGGTGCTGATCAACCCGATCGGCGCCATCCCGCTGTTCATCAGCCTCACGCAGAACCAGTCGGCGGCGCAGCGCAAACGCACGATCCGCACGGCCTCCATCGCCGTCGCGCTGGTCATCGTCATCTCGGCCTTCACCGGCGAATGGGTGATCAAGCTGTTTGGCATCAGCATGGCGAGTTTTCGCACCGCCGGCGGGATTCTGCTACTCTTGCTCGCCATCTCGATGCTCAACGCCCAGCTCACGCCAGCGCGCCAGACCCAGGAAGAGTCGGACGAAGCCGGCAGCAAGGAGAGTGTGGCCGTGGTGCCGCTCGCGATCCCGCTGTTGACCGGGCCTGGCTCGATCAGTACCGTCATCATCATTGCCGACAGCATCAAGCACTGGTGGCAATACAGCTACCTGGTCGCTGCCGGCCTCGTGATCGGTGCCATCACCTATGTCGCGCTCAGCCTTGCCGGGCCGATCAGCCGTATGGTGGGCCGCACCGGGATCAATATTTCGACGCGGATCATGGGCCTGCTGCTTGCCGCCGTCGGCATCGAATTCATCACCAGCGGCCTGGCGACGCTGCTGCCAGGCCTTGCACGATAA
- a CDS encoding CoA-acylating methylmalonate-semialdehyde dehydrogenase yields MSTPTVKLLINGEFVESKTGKWKDIINPATQEVLACVPFATPDEVNAAVASAKEAFKTWRKTPIGTRARIFLKLQQLIRENMADLAATLTAEQGKTLADAEGDVFRGLEVVEHAANIGSLQLGELAENVGNGIDTYTIQQPLGVCAGITPFNFPAMIPLWMFPMAIATGNTFVLKPSEQDPMVTMKLVKLALDAGIPPGVLNVVHGGEDVVNAICDHPDIKAVSFVGSTKVGTHVYHRATMSGKRAQCMMGAKNHAVVLPDANKDQALNALVGAGFGAAGQRCMATSVAVLVGEANSWIPELVEKASALRVGAGKDNLDLGPVISCTAKDRIELLIQKGVEQGAKLELDGRYVTVPGYEQGNFVGPTIFSGVKPGMAVYDQEIFGPVLVLVSVDTLDEAIEFINTNPNGNGTALFTQSGAASRRFQQDVDVGQVGINVPIPVPVPLFSFTGSRGSKLGDLGPYGKQVILFYTQTKTVTERWFDDATTAGKVNTTISLH; encoded by the coding sequence TTGAGCACGCCCACCGTAAAGCTGCTGATCAACGGCGAGTTTGTCGAATCGAAGACCGGCAAGTGGAAAGACATCATCAACCCCGCCACGCAGGAGGTGCTGGCCTGCGTGCCGTTTGCCACACCGGATGAGGTCAACGCCGCTGTCGCGAGCGCCAAGGAAGCGTTCAAGACCTGGCGCAAGACGCCGATCGGCACCCGCGCGCGCATCTTCCTCAAGCTGCAGCAATTGATCCGCGAGAACATGGCCGACCTGGCTGCCACGCTCACGGCCGAGCAGGGCAAGACGCTGGCTGATGCCGAGGGGGATGTCTTCCGCGGCCTCGAAGTGGTCGAGCACGCCGCCAACATCGGCTCGCTGCAGCTGGGTGAGCTGGCCGAGAATGTCGGCAACGGCATCGACACCTATACCATTCAGCAGCCGCTCGGCGTGTGCGCCGGCATTACGCCGTTCAACTTTCCGGCGATGATCCCGCTGTGGATGTTCCCGATGGCCATCGCCACCGGCAATACCTTCGTGCTGAAGCCCTCGGAGCAGGACCCGATGGTGACGATGAAACTCGTCAAGCTGGCTCTCGATGCCGGCATCCCGCCGGGCGTGCTGAACGTGGTGCATGGCGGCGAGGACGTCGTCAATGCGATCTGCGATCATCCTGACATCAAGGCGGTGAGTTTTGTTGGCTCGACCAAGGTGGGAACGCACGTCTACCACCGCGCCACGATGAGCGGCAAGCGCGCGCAGTGCATGATGGGGGCGAAGAATCACGCCGTGGTGCTGCCCGATGCGAACAAGGACCAGGCGTTGAACGCCTTGGTGGGCGCGGGCTTCGGCGCAGCCGGGCAGCGCTGCATGGCGACCTCGGTGGCGGTGCTGGTGGGCGAGGCGAACAGCTGGATTCCGGAACTGGTGGAAAAGGCCAGTGCACTGCGCGTGGGGGCCGGCAAGGACAACCTCGACCTGGGCCCTGTGATTTCCTGTACGGCGAAGGACCGCATCGAATTGCTGATTCAGAAGGGCGTGGAGCAGGGCGCCAAGCTCGAGCTCGATGGCCGTTACGTCACGGTGCCGGGCTACGAGCAGGGCAACTTTGTCGGTCCGACGATCTTCAGCGGCGTGAAGCCCGGCATGGCGGTCTACGACCAGGAAATCTTCGGCCCAGTGCTCGTGCTGGTTAGCGTCGATACGCTCGACGAGGCGATCGAGTTCATCAACACCAATCCAAACGGCAACGGTACTGCCTTGTTCACACAATCGGGCGCTGCGTCGCGCAGGTTCCAGCAGGATGTCGATGTCGGCCAGGTCGGCATCAATGTGCCGATCCCGGTGCCGGTGCCACTGTTCAGCTTCACCGGCTCGCGCGGCTCCAAGCTTGGCGACCTGGGGCCGTATGGCAAGCAGGTGATCCTGTTCTACACGCAGACCAAGACGGTGACTGAGCGCTGGTTCGACGATGCGACGACGGCCGGCAAGGTCAACACGACGATTTCGCTGCACTGA
- the prmB gene encoding 50S ribosomal protein L3 N(5)-glutamine methyltransferase: protein MFQHATEQLSTVRDLLRFAVSRFCEAKLHFGHGSADAYDEAAYLILHTLHLPIDRLEPFLDARLLPEEVVRVVEVLRRRVEERKPAAYLTNEAWLGDYRFYVDERVIVPRSFIAELLRDQLVPWVEYPELIHTALDLCTGSGCLAIMMADLFPDTLVDAVDLSTDALEVAARNVTDYDLEDRIELIQSDLFEAVADRRYDLIVSNPPYVDAESVAALPAEYLQEPELALGSGDDGLDATRVILEQAPTLLNEHGLLVVEIGHNREVLEAAYPELPFTWLETSGGDGFVFLLRKEDFPT from the coding sequence ATGTTTCAACACGCCACTGAACAACTTTCCACGGTACGCGATCTGCTGCGCTTTGCCGTCAGCCGCTTCTGCGAAGCCAAGCTGCACTTCGGCCACGGCAGCGCGGATGCCTACGACGAGGCAGCCTACCTGATCCTGCACACGCTGCACCTGCCGATCGACCGCCTCGAACCCTTCCTCGACGCCCGCCTGCTGCCGGAAGAAGTCGTGCGGGTGGTCGAGGTGCTGCGCCGCCGCGTCGAGGAGCGCAAGCCCGCCGCCTACCTCACCAACGAGGCCTGGCTTGGCGACTACCGTTTTTACGTCGATGAGCGCGTGATCGTCCCGCGTTCGTTCATCGCCGAGCTGTTGCGCGATCAGCTGGTGCCGTGGGTCGAATATCCCGAGCTGATCCACACCGCGCTGGACCTGTGCACCGGCTCGGGCTGCCTGGCGATCATGATGGCAGACCTGTTCCCCGATACGCTGGTCGATGCCGTCGACCTGTCCACCGATGCGCTCGAGGTCGCCGCACGCAACGTGACGGACTATGACCTGGAAGACCGCATCGAGCTGATCCAATCCGACCTGTTCGAGGCCGTGGCGGACCGCCGCTACGATCTGATCGTGAGCAACCCGCCTTATGTCGATGCCGAATCGGTCGCGGCCCTGCCGGCGGAATACCTGCAGGAGCCAGAACTCGCACTCGGCTCGGGTGATGACGGCCTCGACGCCACCCGCGTCATCCTGGAACAGGCACCGACGCTGCTCAACGAACATGGCCTGCTGGTGGTCGAGATCGGCCACAACCGCGAGGTGCTCGAAGCAGCCTATCCGGAACTGCCGTTCACCTGGCTCGAAACCAGCGGTGGCGACGGTTTCGTGTTCCTGTTGCGCAAGGAAGACTTCCCCACCTGA
- the yedA gene encoding drug/metabolite exporter YedA gives MRSPSAVSIALALLSTWLIWGSTYLAIRFGVEDIPPFMMASTRFLIAGGLMFAWLKWRGEPLPSRQQARNAAVIGLMMLAGGNGAVTYAEQQISSGVAALGVAIVPLLTVLVARFWGHHSSRLEWLGILVGFAGIVMLNLGASLKASPAGAALLIFAAAIWAVASVWGKYLELPKGLMSSAIQMLAAGAALALLSVVCGERLTAMPSWKAIGSLAYLTVLGSMIAYSAFSFLLLHVRPALASSYAYVNPMVAVFLGWWLGGEHIGAAEVGAMLTILTAVAIVVLQQVRGKG, from the coding sequence ATGCGCTCACCATCCGCCGTTTCCATCGCCCTGGCCCTGCTGTCGACCTGGCTGATCTGGGGCTCGACCTACCTGGCCATCCGTTTCGGCGTCGAGGATATCCCGCCGTTCATGATGGCGTCGACACGCTTCCTGATCGCCGGCGGCCTCATGTTCGCCTGGCTCAAATGGCGCGGCGAGCCGCTGCCGAGCCGGCAGCAGGCGCGCAACGCGGCCGTCATCGGCCTGATGATGCTGGCCGGCGGCAACGGCGCCGTCACCTATGCCGAGCAGCAGATATCATCGGGGGTGGCAGCGCTCGGCGTGGCCATCGTGCCCTTGCTGACGGTGCTGGTCGCGCGCTTCTGGGGGCATCATTCGAGCCGGCTCGAGTGGCTCGGCATCCTCGTCGGTTTCGCCGGCATCGTCATGCTCAACCTCGGCGCCAGCCTCAAGGCGAGCCCAGCCGGCGCGGCACTGCTGATCTTCGCGGCGGCGATCTGGGCCGTGGCGTCGGTCTGGGGTAAATATCTCGAGCTGCCCAAGGGGCTGATGTCGAGTGCCATCCAGATGCTGGCGGCGGGTGCGGCGCTGGCGTTGCTCAGCGTAGTCTGCGGTGAGAGGCTGACGGCCATGCCTTCGTGGAAGGCCATTGGCTCGCTGGCTTACCTGACGGTGCTGGGCTCGATGATTGCCTACAGCGCGTTTTCCTTCCTGCTGCTGCATGTACGGCCAGCGCTGGCATCGAGCTATGCCTATGTGAACCCGATGGTGGCCGTGTTTCTCGGCTGGTGGCTTGGCGGCGAACACATCGGCGCGGCCGAGGTCGGTGCGATGCTGACCATCCTCACTGCCGTCGCCATCGTGGTGCTGCAACAGGTGCGTGGCAAGGGCTGA
- the mmsB gene encoding 3-hydroxyisobutyrate dehydrogenase: MNHVAFIGLGHMGGPMALNLIKGGYRLTVFDLVPAALDKAREGGAAVAASAAEAVRDADFVISMLPASPHVEDLYLGRGQLLAHAKPGALLIDCSTIATQTAVEVSKAAAAKGFDMIDAPVSGGTAGAAAGTLTFIVGGTDAALERARPLLEKMGKNIFHAGDHGAGQTAKICNNMLLAIHMIGTAEALNLGVSLGLDPGVLSEIIQKSSGRNWSTELYNPWPGVMENVPASRGYEGGFGVDLMLKDLGLALEAGLQGKAPTPLGAAARNLYHLHSQAGGGALDFSSILKLLQKH, translated from the coding sequence ATGAATCACGTTGCATTCATCGGCTTGGGCCATATGGGCGGGCCGATGGCGCTGAATCTGATCAAGGGCGGCTATCGGCTCACCGTGTTTGACCTGGTGCCGGCCGCGCTCGACAAGGCGCGCGAGGGTGGGGCGGCGGTTGCGGCCTCGGCGGCCGAAGCAGTCAGGGATGCCGACTTCGTGATCTCGATGCTGCCGGCCAGCCCGCATGTCGAAGACCTCTATCTTGGCCGCGGCCAGCTGCTCGCGCACGCCAAGCCTGGCGCGCTGTTGATCGACTGCTCGACGATCGCGACGCAGACCGCGGTCGAGGTGAGCAAGGCCGCGGCCGCCAAGGGCTTCGACATGATCGACGCGCCGGTGTCGGGTGGCACGGCCGGTGCCGCTGCAGGCACGCTGACCTTCATCGTCGGCGGTACTGACGCGGCGCTCGAACGCGCCCGCCCGCTGCTGGAGAAGATGGGCAAGAACATCTTCCATGCGGGCGACCACGGCGCCGGGCAGACGGCCAAGATCTGCAACAACATGCTGCTGGCGATCCACATGATCGGCACGGCCGAGGCGCTGAACCTCGGTGTATCGCTGGGGCTCGACCCCGGGGTGTTGTCCGAGATCATCCAGAAGAGCTCCGGCCGCAACTGGAGCACCGAGCTGTACAACCCCTGGCCCGGCGTGATGGAGAATGTGCCGGCGAGCCGTGGCTACGAAGGCGGCTTCGGGGTCGACCTGATGCTCAAGGACCTGGGGCTGGCGCTGGAAGCCGGGCTGCAGGGCAAGGCGCCGACGCCGCTGGGGGCCGCTGCGCGCAACCTGTACCATCTGCACAGCCAGGCGGGCGGCGGCGCGCTCGATTTCTCTAGCATCCTCAAGCTGTTGCAGAAGCACTGA
- a CDS encoding PaaI family thioesterase: MAIFEPAEADFAVRTRASFGRQQAMHLLGAVMTRVEAGRVEIELPHKPELTQQHGFFHGGIVATIADSAGGYAAFTLFRPDASILTVEFKINLVAPADGERLIAIGQVKKPGRTLTVCEFEVLAEKAGKRKPCAYGLQTLMCLRDRPDIAEAG; encoded by the coding sequence ATGGCGATTTTCGAGCCCGCCGAGGCGGATTTCGCCGTCCGCACCCGCGCCAGCTTTGGTCGCCAGCAGGCCATGCACCTGCTCGGCGCCGTGATGACTCGGGTCGAGGCCGGCCGCGTCGAGATCGAGTTGCCGCATAAACCCGAGCTGACGCAACAGCATGGTTTCTTTCACGGCGGCATCGTCGCTACGATTGCCGATTCGGCCGGCGGCTATGCGGCGTTCACGCTGTTTCGGCCGGATGCGTCGATCCTGACCGTCGAGTTCAAGATCAATCTGGTCGCGCCGGCCGACGGCGAACGGCTGATTGCGATCGGCCAGGTGAAGAAACCGGGCCGCACGCTGACCGTGTGCGAATTCGAGGTGCTGGCCGAGAAGGCCGGCAAACGCAAACCCTGCGCCTACGGGCTGCAGACCCTGATGTGCCTGCGCGATCGGCCCGATATCGCCGAAGCGGGCTAG
- a CDS encoding enoyl-CoA hydratase/isomerase family protein, with translation MSDESVLFETRPTSNGRQLGVITLNAEKSLNALSLPMAEAIYDQLMAWEEHAEIACIVMQAAGDKAFCAGGDIVALYQAINEGAASSYIETFFELEYRLDYLIHTYTKPILCWGHGIVMGGGLGLMAGASHRVVTEKSRIAMPEISIGLYPDVGGSWFLNRMPGRVGLYLGLTGASLNAADALYVKLADHYVEHVEQAALFEDLLKLDWADDYHQNHGKLSKLLRGHRGKYPLPESPVRQHFDFINAVTDYDSVEEIAAALANHQLDDAWIQRGTQALLKGSPSSAKVIFEIHRRAMHMSLEEVFAMELGLSIQFCLHPDLREGVRALLIDKDNAPKWSPPTLGEVSAAYVEEHFLPPWPQDKHPFKAW, from the coding sequence ATGAGCGACGAATCCGTACTGTTCGAAACCCGGCCGACGAGCAACGGCCGGCAGCTCGGCGTGATCACGCTAAACGCCGAAAAATCGCTGAACGCCTTGAGCCTGCCGATGGCCGAGGCGATCTACGACCAGCTGATGGCCTGGGAGGAGCACGCCGAGATAGCCTGCATCGTCATGCAGGCGGCGGGTGACAAGGCGTTCTGCGCCGGCGGTGACATCGTCGCCCTGTATCAGGCGATCAACGAGGGCGCCGCGTCGAGCTATATCGAGACCTTTTTCGAACTCGAATACCGGCTCGACTACCTGATCCACACCTACACCAAGCCCATCCTGTGCTGGGGCCATGGCATCGTGATGGGCGGCGGGCTCGGGCTGATGGCGGGTGCCTCGCACCGAGTGGTCACCGAGAAATCGCGCATCGCCATGCCCGAGATCAGCATCGGCCTCTACCCCGATGTCGGCGGCTCATGGTTCCTGAACCGCATGCCGGGGCGCGTCGGGCTCTACCTCGGCCTGACCGGGGCCAGCCTCAACGCGGCCGATGCGCTGTATGTGAAGCTGGCCGACCACTATGTCGAGCATGTGGAGCAGGCCGCCCTGTTCGAGGATCTGCTCAAGCTCGACTGGGCCGACGATTACCACCAGAACCACGGCAAGCTGTCCAAGCTGTTACGCGGCCATCGCGGCAAGTACCCCCTGCCGGAGTCGCCGGTGCGCCAGCATTTCGATTTCATCAATGCCGTGACCGATTACGACAGCGTCGAGGAAATCGCGGCGGCGCTGGCCAACCACCAGCTCGATGATGCCTGGATTCAACGCGGCACCCAGGCGCTGCTCAAGGGCTCACCCAGCTCGGCCAAGGTGATCTTCGAAATCCATCGGCGCGCCATGCACATGTCACTGGAAGAGGTGTTTGCCATGGAGCTGGGGCTGTCGATCCAGTTCTGCCTGCACCCGGACTTGCGCGAGGGCGTCCGAGCCTTGCTGATCGACAAGGACAACGCGCCGAAATGGTCGCCGCCGACGCTGGGCGAGGTCAGCGCGGCCTACGTCGAGGAACACTTTCTGCCACCGTGGCCGCAGGATAAGCACCCGTTCAAGGCGTGGTGA
- a CDS encoding sulfite exporter TauE/SafE family protein, whose product MELVYVLSGLAVGFIVGMTGVGGGSLMTPILLFFGVSPTTAVGTDLLYAAITKAGGVVVHHKHRNIDWRLTGRLALGSVPAAILTLWVLHHLHTDVQAMNVLIKRTLGFALFVTAIAIIFKQQLLKFAQRHAGDWLQMSDRKLAVLTVLTGVTLGVIVTLTSIGAGALGTVALFMLYPLIPTVRLVGTEIAHAVPLTLVAGLGHAGLGNIDWHLLGNLLCGSLPGIYIGSHLSGGVPDKVLRPALAIMLAIVGAKLVV is encoded by the coding sequence ATGGAACTGGTGTACGTATTGTCGGGCCTCGCGGTTGGCTTCATCGTCGGCATGACCGGTGTCGGTGGCGGTTCGCTGATGACACCCATCCTGCTGTTCTTTGGCGTCAGCCCCACCACCGCGGTCGGCACCGATCTGCTGTATGCAGCCATCACCAAGGCTGGTGGCGTGGTGGTTCACCACAAGCACCGCAATATTGACTGGCGCCTCACCGGCCGGCTTGCCCTCGGCAGCGTGCCGGCGGCCATCCTGACCCTGTGGGTGCTGCACCACCTCCATACCGACGTGCAAGCCATGAATGTGCTGATCAAGCGCACGCTGGGCTTTGCGCTATTCGTCACCGCGATTGCCATCATCTTCAAGCAGCAGCTGCTCAAATTCGCTCAGCGTCATGCCGGCGACTGGCTGCAAATGAGCGATCGCAAACTGGCGGTACTGACGGTACTGACCGGCGTCACCCTTGGCGTGATCGTCACCTTGACCTCGATCGGTGCCGGCGCGCTCGGCACGGTTGCCCTGTTCATGTTGTACCCGCTGATCCCGACCGTCAGGCTGGTCGGCACGGAAATCGCCCACGCCGTCCCGCTGACGCTGGTTGCCGGCCTTGGTCATGCCGGCCTGGGCAACATCGACTGGCATCTGCTCGGCAACCTGCTGTGCGGCTCGCTGCCCGGCATTTATATCGGTAGCCATCTGTCCGGCGGCGTGCCCGACAAGGTGCTGCGCCCGGCACTGGCGATCATGCTCGCCATCGTCGGCGCCAAGCTGGTTGTCTGA
- a CDS encoding acyl-CoA dehydrogenase family protein, whose amino-acid sequence MDFELSDDQLAFQRSARDFAQAELAPHAAHWDETCIFPTEVIGRAGELGFCGLYTPESAGGLGLSRLDAAIIFEELAAGCTSTAAYITIHNMATWMVASWGRPEIVAEWCPALATGQKLASYCLTEPGAGSDAASLKTSAARDGDDYVLNGAKAFISGAGSTDLLVVMARTGEPGAKGISAFAVPAKLPRISYGKKESKMGWNSQPTRIVNFDNVRLPAANRLGDEGEGFKIAMKGIDGGRINIGTCSIGAAQAALDAAARYMQERSQFGRKLAEFQALQFKLADMVTELVAARQMIRLAASRLDAKAHNASAYCAMAKRFATDVGFKVCVDAQQIFGGYGYIKDYPLERYVRDTRVHQILEGTNEIMRVIIGREALKDGALDDLR is encoded by the coding sequence ATGGATTTCGAACTCAGCGACGACCAGCTTGCCTTCCAGCGCAGTGCGCGCGATTTCGCCCAAGCCGAGCTGGCGCCGCATGCCGCGCACTGGGACGAGACATGCATCTTCCCGACCGAGGTGATTGGCCGCGCGGGCGAGCTCGGCTTCTGCGGCCTCTACACCCCGGAGAGCGCCGGCGGACTGGGCCTGTCGAGGCTCGACGCGGCCATCATCTTTGAAGAGCTGGCCGCGGGCTGCACCTCCACCGCAGCCTATATCACGATCCACAATATGGCGACCTGGATGGTGGCGAGCTGGGGCCGGCCCGAGATCGTTGCTGAGTGGTGCCCGGCGCTGGCCACCGGGCAGAAGCTCGCCTCCTATTGCCTGACCGAGCCGGGGGCCGGGTCGGATGCGGCCAGCCTCAAGACCAGCGCGGCGCGCGATGGCGACGATTATGTGCTCAACGGTGCCAAGGCCTTCATCTCCGGTGCAGGCAGCACCGATCTGCTGGTCGTGATGGCACGTACCGGCGAGCCGGGGGCAAAGGGCATCTCGGCCTTTGCCGTGCCGGCGAAGCTGCCCCGCATCAGCTATGGCAAGAAGGAAAGCAAGATGGGCTGGAACAGCCAGCCCACCCGCATCGTCAACTTCGACAATGTGCGGCTGCCGGCAGCCAACCGGCTTGGCGACGAGGGCGAAGGCTTCAAGATCGCGATGAAGGGCATCGATGGCGGCCGCATCAATATCGGCACCTGCTCGATCGGCGCCGCCCAGGCCGCGCTCGACGCCGCCGCGCGCTATATGCAGGAGCGCAGCCAGTTCGGCAGGAAACTGGCCGAGTTCCAGGCGCTGCAGTTCAAGCTCGCCGACATGGTTACCGAGCTCGTCGCCGCACGGCAGATGATCCGCCTCGCCGCGTCCAGGCTCGATGCCAAGGCGCACAACGCGAGCGCCTACTGCGCGATGGCCAAGCGCTTTGCCACCGATGTCGGCTTCAAGGTCTGCGTCGACGCGCAGCAGATTTTCGGCGGCTATGGCTACATCAAGGACTACCCGCTCGAACGCTATGTCCGTGATACCCGCGTGCATCAGATACTCGAAGGCACCAACGAAATCATGCGCGTGATCATCGGCCGCGAGGCCTTGAAGGACGGCGCGCTCGACGACCTGCGCTAG
- a CDS encoding enoyl-CoA hydratase, which yields MTDLLTLEKLGHTALLTINNPPANTWNADSLTALKRIVGELNADPAIYALVIIGQGEKFFSAGADLNLFADGDIGNARNMARVFGEAFETLAQFRGVSIAAINGYAMGGGLEVALACDIRIAEEQAQMALPEAAVGLLPCAGGTQNLSWLVGEGWAKRMILCGERVTAEKALQIGLIEEIVPRGGAREAALALAGRAANQSPVSVAKCKALIQQARFQPMFHALPAEREAFADLFHTEDQKEGVSAFLQKRKPEWKNR from the coding sequence ATGACCGACCTGCTGACACTCGAAAAACTTGGCCACACGGCCCTGCTCACCATCAACAACCCACCCGCTAACACCTGGAACGCTGACAGCCTGACTGCGCTCAAGCGCATCGTTGGCGAGCTCAATGCCGATCCTGCCATTTATGCGCTGGTGATCATAGGGCAGGGCGAGAAGTTCTTCTCGGCCGGTGCCGACCTGAACCTGTTCGCCGACGGCGACATCGGCAATGCCCGCAATATGGCGCGCGTGTTTGGCGAGGCTTTCGAGACGCTGGCGCAGTTTCGTGGCGTGTCGATCGCCGCGATCAACGGCTATGCCATGGGCGGCGGGCTCGAAGTGGCGCTGGCCTGCGATATCCGCATCGCCGAGGAACAGGCGCAGATGGCGTTGCCGGAAGCCGCCGTCGGCCTGCTGCCCTGCGCCGGTGGCACGCAGAACCTGTCCTGGCTGGTTGGCGAGGGCTGGGCCAAGCGCATGATCCTGTGCGGCGAGCGCGTCACCGCCGAGAAGGCACTGCAGATCGGCCTGATCGAAGAAATCGTGCCCAGGGGCGGCGCGCGCGAGGCCGCGCTGGCACTGGCTGGCAGGGCCGCCAACCAGAGCCCGGTCAGCGTGGCCAAGTGCAAGGCGCTGATCCAGCAGGCGCGCTTCCAGCCGATGTTCCATGCGCTGCCGGCGGAACGCGAGGCCTTTGCCGATCTGTTCCATACTGAGGATCAGAAGGAGGGTGTCAGCGCCTTCCTGCAGAAACGCAAGCCAGAATGGAAAAACCGATGA